CAGTACATGGGAACAATGCCAACTTGGGCTTTCGTGATCAGGTGTGAACAGGACATTTGTGTCACTCTATGTATATTATTAGTTTTTAACAAACCAGAGGTGTTGCTTTTATCTGTTCACATTAAATtatattaatgtttaaaaagagAGGGCTTCATTTTGGACTGAGATCGCTCTCTGCAGGTTAAAATGAATATATAGAAAGGATATTTTTGTTCACATGTAGAAACGAATTTGAAACACTCCTTAGCCAAAATATTtgctcactttctttctttccatctgtttgtatttgtacacAAATGCGTGTGACTGTTCGTCATTCGGTCATGTGTCCAGCAGGGAGATCCTCCTCAGAGGGAATCACGCTGTCACGTTGTGTTTAGGTTTGCGATCAAAAGGCTGCGAGCCAGGGAAGCCACACTTTTCCAGGAAGCAAACAGCGCAGCAGACGAAGCAGCGATTAGCATGGAGGCGATGTGAGCTGTTCTGATAAAACTTGAGCCTTctgcattagttttattttaacttgCACATGCAGATCATGAAGATCAAGCGTGACGCGGCAAAGGCAGGGAAGTTTATACAACCGTGGAAATGTTTGTCTGCTTTCGTTAAATAACCTCTTCCACTCGAAGCTTTAAATTCCCATTGCATCAAACGGCCTGAGCACCGATAAAGCTGATAAGGCTCTCACATAACACTCCACCTGAACCTCAAGCCAAGTTACAACACAGTGCCCCTTGCCTTGTGGGGCGTCCTTTGGCCTTGAGGTCACTCTGCTGACCTTGGCTTGATTCCAACCAAGATTTGAAGTTATGGTATCcatataatgataataaatactACATTTTATAACATTATATTCTCAAAAAATATCATCTAGAGGTCCTTGTTGGTCAATGAAGCCCACAAATTCAGGGAGGTGATGGTGGTGTCAGTCGGTCTTGTGGAATATTAAAgaacaaagcaaagaaaggacACACTGCTGGTGGTGTTAACAATCAGTCCTTTAACCATCACTGCAACTCAAACATGGAGTCAGTCAGGGAACCTGCATAttacagtggtggaaagcaacaaagtacatttactcagctgtacaattttgaggtattttaaTTGAGTAATaacattttctgctacttttcaCTTCTACACCTCAACATTTCATTGACAAACactatgtttttttctggactAGATTTATCTGATAATTTAGGTTGTTGGTTAATTTGCAGATTCAggttaataatacaaaatataatcaacaaatataTTTGATAAGATTTTATTGATCCTCAGGGGGAAATTTACAACCTACCTAGCAGtaaataaagtcattaaaagtaGCCCCATCTTTAACAGTTAAaaattaatgcatcaataattatgaTCCAATAACATAACACATATTATTATAAAATAGGCCAGACTGCATAATGagtccttttgtttttttttttaagtatagCAGTACTGCCACCAGGGTCCACCAGGGTTCAAACAATATTCAACTATCTGACTCACTATATTGTCAACAATCCCCTTAAACTGGCCAGTTAAATAAGTTACTCTGTATGTGCAAGTCACAAGACAGGACATCATTTGGAAAACAGCCTGGCAGATTTGGTATTTTAGTCAAATTTGATATCTTGACTTCcatttaaaatcatattttctgGATTTGAACTTGAGCTTGTTATAGCGACCTGTCGGAGAATTTGAGGAATCTCAAAGGTCAAGCGGGAATCATTCTGGAGGTTCAACCTAATCTCTGGCACGTTACTGAGACGCCTTGGAACAAGGTCTTACTCTGATGTTGCTGCCCATCAATCACACCATAATGGGACTAGGATCCCTTAATCTGCTGAGATCAGACAGACTAGAATACTGAGAACTCCATACTGCTCCACAAAGACCTAAAAATATTACACAccctttattttcactgattaGCCCTTATTTCATAATACTTcaaattgagaaaaaaacactgcaaccTTAATTGCTTCTGAGCAACACTGATAATATAACAAGTGATAAGAAAAGAGATTTAGATGCTTTCCCTGAATTAACAGCACAGCATGACTGTTTGAAACAGGTGCAGCTTATAGATAGACCTGGCTAATAATAGCAGCTCTAAAGGTTATTATTAAACACAAGTTAACCAACATATCTAGCAGCAAACCTCATGTCACGACACATCCAGGccttttaaacaaacaaaaaaaaaagcacaattatCCCCCTCGAGGAATTAACCCCGATTTGAAAAAGCCTCAAACTTTATGATTTATCCTGAATTAATGCAAACTTGATTGCCTGGTTTGTGGAGGTGCAGATGGGATTATCAGAGTACTACTACCACAACCATGTGGTGCCTGTGTGGTTGTTTGGCCGTCCCTGTGATTTAACTGGCGGGTATTATTAAACCCTTTGTAGTTCAAAAAAAGATGTCTGCTGATTACTTAACTGGATTACAAAGCGGGCAGCAGCAACAATGATGAGCCCGTTAAGCCTGAATGATGCACAGAGCGAGGCTGCATGTATAAAAAGGGAGATCAACGGTCGCAGACTGCACTCTCCACTCACTCTGACGAACTCTGCCGAGCTCCCGGACAGCTGAGAGGAGGTAAGACTTCTTCGTCCTCATGCATGGGCGCAAaggtggatgggtggatgaatttagtgatgaaatgcAGCTGTTGCCTGAACTTTCACTTGgagaaaaatgcacaaatttaCTTTTTGAAGCGCTGAATACTTTAAAGATTACATACTGGTTGAGCCTGAAGTCATTGTAATTTTATTGCGCGGTGCAGTCTTTTACAGGCCACTTTAGAGCCTACGATTTCCCTGAATGGGAGCTTAAAAGCATTCTACGGCAGATAAATGTAtatgagaaaaatgtgtgatgCAATGCATATTTATAAGGCTGGTAGATTAAATGATTGATGGTAAGTTAGATAAATGTGTCAATCTCCCAGAATTCCTCTTGTTAGACAGTACAGAATTGCAACCGTGATGACAGCTACAAGTTCAGGCAGACATTATTCTTAGTAATGATGAATGGTGAATACTGGTTTTCCCAGTGAGAAATACAGATACAAGAGTTTAGGGAGAGATGTCACATCAAGTCTCCTGTCAACAACCAAGTAACTGTGCTAAACTGAACGATGATAATAACTATGAAATATAACAATATAACaggaaatattacattttgagTATCATACTACTAGTTTCGGCAAAGCAGTTACAAGAATCCTCGAAAGGAATAACTGATGATTTGGTTTGTGAATATTTAGACTAGCTGCTAAGCAGTCACAGCTGAGCATTTATCCGTTATGCTGCAACAACTGGCCAATCAGAACTGAGGAATGCACCTGCACCTGTGCTGTACCTCCTGAAATGCACGTGCGGTTGGTTTGGGCTGGAGTGATCGTTCTCCTCCACTATTACCCACAAAAGCAGTTCCTCTTTTCAAGattaaaaacaggaggaaaacacaggTTATATCTTTTAGCTTTACTCTGAATTCATTCTCCTTCGACTCTGTGAGCCTAATGAAAGGAGAATAACTATTCCAATAAGCGATTGGCAATGCAGGGACAAGGAGCCTCGCTTGGACAGTGTTATAGGAATTGCTTCAATACTCAGGTGCTGGATTTTATAAAGGACTGAACATTTGAAACATTTACTAAACCTTGTTCTGGTTACACTCACATAGACACGCGTCCAGCTCGGCTCCAGTAGCTTTCAAGTTAATGGAAGATTAACAATTAAAATTTTACTTAATGTATCAGGTTTTCACAGGAtgtgttttataaaatattacaaaatatcTTTGCAAAATGATGCCTGATGATGTAAGTGAGCTGATGAACTGGCAGACCGCACTCACTCCAGTTGATTTTGAAGTCTTTAATTAGCAACAATTAAACAAATGCTCACAGCACTGTTAACCTTTCTTTAATAATCCTCATTACAGAGCTATAGAGGGCTTCTGTTAGGACTTAGTGTCTCATTAAGTCCAGGAATACTGCAGCAAGTTACTGAATGGCATTTATCCATTTAACTGTCCATGAATAGTCCACACAAGCAATGGCTTTGGCGCTGCCGTTTGAGGTTTGAGGGGAACACATTGTGACataatcgtgtgtgtgtgtgtcatgcaaGTCTGGCCAAGAGTTTGGTGAGAGGTACAGAACCAATGCGTAATCTTATCGCAAAGGATTAGCCTTCAGTgccttaaaaacaaaacatcgcTCCGGTCGGGCTGGCTGGTGAAGGATCACCGTCTTAAGCACAACATCTGACTGATGCTGCCACCTCCAAATAAGCtcaagtctcttttcttttcatccaaCAGAACACTCCCAAAGATCTTCCAGAGATGGCAAAGTAAGTGCTGCTTTCCTtttggattttctttcttttcggAAGTCTTTTTGCTGCTATTGTGTTGATCCTCACACTGAAACGTCCAAAAATAAGACTGAAAGTCATCATTATTGGAAAGCTTGGCCTCTAAACATGAATGCTTTTGAAACTCTTCTACCTTGGAGTTGCAGACTTTGACGCAGATCAGAAGACTCCTAAAAGTGACGAGTAATATCTAATGTCTGTCAGGGCTTAGGCAGTCAATGCCAATGGGTTCAAACATGGTCTCAGACAGGATGATAGGTAATAGGCTATTTGGGAACTGTGCCACAATGTTTGCAGCTCCCTCACCTGGACCAGCCTGTCAATCTGGGCACAGTGAGGTAAAGCTGCTCCACACTTAGCTGTTCCTAACTGGATAAAAGGGAATAAGGGATTACAGGCCCTTCTGCTGCTTGTAAGGGAACCTACTGTGCCCTCAGAGTCTaaaactaattattattttatcttattaaACCACACAGTAGCCCAGTCAATGGACCCACTGTTATTTACATCCACAAGCCACTTGTTTGCTTTACTATTTCAAATCTTATAGAGCGACACAAGCGACTCACTTGAAGTGGcgtttctcttccttttttcagGGTTTTCAAGAAGACCAGTGGAAACGGAGGGGTGAGCCTACGTTTGATGCTCTGTCTTGCGTTCTTCTCTTGTTTTGAGTTGTGCAGCAATTTTAAAATACTTCACATTGATgtaaaatgagagaaacaaGCTCAGAGACAGACTCAACAGGGTCTGAAGCACTCAGAtgttttctcttccctctgtctgacagctgacCCTCTACCTGGGGAAGAGAGACTACGTGGACCACGTGTCCGAAGTGGAGAAAGTTGGTACGTTCCTtcttcagcgtgtgtgtgtgcagccacgTCGTGAGGATGCTAAATATAATACTGTCTGCGCTGTTACCTTTACAGATGGTGTTGTAAAGCTGGACCCAACAGATTTTGGAGACAGAAAAGGTAACATCATAAAAAGTTCCACATGAAATTCCTGAGTCATTTGGAGATGTACGAGGTCACAGTGAAAAAACGCACCCACCGTTATGTGTTGGCAGTGTTTGTGCAGCTGGCGTGTGCCTTCCGCTATGGTAGCGACGACCTGGATGTGATGGGCCTGTGCTTCAGGAAGGACATCTGGATCCAGCACGTCCAGATCTACCCTGAGAGCCACAAGCCCGCCCTGAGCGCCATGCATGACACCCTGCTGAAGAAGGCTGGAGACAACGCGCATGCTTTCACTTTTGAAGTACGCAACATGTCCAGATACGGGTTTAAGACTTCAGCCTGTTCAACCACATGTCCTGCATTTTCTGTTAAGGTTCAAAGACGTTCACTctataaaataattaattgacacaaaattaaaatgaaaattaagaCTATTAAAAAGCTCAAAATTGGGCCTGATTTGCTCATGGCAGATTACTTCTTATTTAATATACTATcagtttaaaggaaaattcatttgttttgtaaGAAGTTATGTTTCTTATAACCTGCTTAGAGCGTGCAACATAAAATAAATCAGCATCCTCAAAttcacaggatttttttttttaattcaggaGAATTTCATAGCTAAAAATTAGACTTTTGGCCAAAAAAGGTTGATAATAAATTAGTCTGAACCCCGCTAACTGGTTTTTATTGAGTGGTTTGAATGCAGTCTCTGAAAAGAAGCTTTATTTTGTGAGTAAACGCACACAAATTTACATCATATGTCACAAAAGTTTTTTGTTGACTCTCTAGATTCCCAACAACCTGCCATGCTCAGTCTCCCTGCAGCCTGGACCAGATGACAAGGGGAAGGTAAACCTCCTCCATGTACCCTCAGCGTGGAGACAAGCAGCTGTTCCCACTGTTTGTGGTCACATctgctcatgttttattttcaggctTGTGGCGTCGACTTTGAGGTCAAAACCTACCTCGCCAAGGAAAAGTGCAGCCCCGACGAGAAGATTGAAAAGAAGTGAGTGTGCTTTCGTCTTTCATCTGTCTGACGTcgcctctgtcttcctcttcatccatcTCTTCTTCCCTCGTCTGTCCCGTTCTGCCCGACAGGGACACTGCTCGCCTTATCATTCGTAAAATCCAGTACGCCCCCTCTCAGGTGGGCGCCGGGCCCAAAGCTGACCTCTGCAAAAGCTTCATGATGTCCGACAAGCCTGTTCATCTAGAAGCTTCAATGGACAAAGATGTACAGTTGCAAAACTACATCGTTTAAAATCCCTCagaaatatttgcatttctCTGCTATCCTAAATGCTTGTTAGTGACTCCAAAGGCAGTTTTCCCAACTATTCCACCATTAACTATTTGTTTCCTGGTTTTGACCACAGCTCTACTTCCACGGCGAAGCGATcccaatcaaaatcaaaatcaacaaTGAGAGCAACAAAACAGTCAAGAAATTGAAAATCACTGGTGGGTACAAATGATAATACACATTCCTTTATATAGATTAAATATGATCACTACTCAGAGCACCAGTTAATGacatttgtctctttctttccatttgCCTTCTCTCACAGTGGACCAAACCACAGACATTGTCCTCTACTCGGCAGACAAATACACCAAGACTGTTCTCAACCAAGAGTTTGGGTACGTGGACACAAAGTCCAGGACCGCAGCAAATATCAAGCATCAAGCGCCACTGTAGCAGAGCACAAAGCACGCACCCTGCTGCACTTACGTATGCGTCTGATTGTGTTTTATCCTCCACAGAGAGACGGTGGAAGCCAGCGGCATCTTCGAAAAAACTCTGAGCATCACGCCCCTGCTGGCTGAAAACAAGGAGAAAAGGGGCCTGGCGCTGGACGGACGCCTGAAGGATGAGGACACCAACCTGGCCTCCACCACTATGTAggttttacttttcttttttttttttaatagaagtTCAAACAATCAAGAAAATGATTCAAGACCAATCTCTGCGTCAGACGCATGTGCCTCTGTGACagtagcttttttttaaaaaaagaaaaaaagaaaaaagaaaaacacttaacTGAATTAAACCATCTAATCCCTCAAATCCTTGCAATTCCTCCCATCCACAGGCTGCGGCCGGGCATAGAGAAAGACGTGTTGGGAATCTTGGTTTCCTACAAGATTAAAATTAACCTCATGGTGGCTGGAGGAGGGTAAGCACCTGCCTGTTTGAGCACTTTGGGCAAAAAGAAGCTTAATTacataaaaagaaagacattaactaaaaaaaaaaaacacctgttcgTCTTGTTTTAATGTAGCCTGCTGGGCGGCCTCACTGCCAGGTGAGTGTGGTTCATTTCCGAGATGTCACAGCCCACGCAGCCAATGAGCAGTGCTCACCGATCGCCTGCATTATTCTGATTggttgctttgttttctctgcagtgatgtcacagtggagCTGCCATTGATGCTCATGCACCCAAAACCAgaaggtattttttttttaatacaacacACAAATATTAGATTTATCTGCACACCATCTTACCAGCCACCACACAgtatatttgctgttttttctaaCGATTTTACCGGCTGTTTACTTCCTTTTTCTTCAacctacccccccccccaaatcaACCAGAGTAAAGACCGCACATCAGCGTAAGCACCAATCACTTCTATTTTTCGTGTTATCACCTAGAAATcatgtttttgacatttattgtaCATGTTAGCAAGTATGTATAAGTTGTTTCAGGCATGTtcgtttttattcatttttaaatctttttctCTTACAGTGTCTTGAAATAAAACTCCCCCATAGTCAAGGTGAGGTTTTATACACAGCACGTAGTTCAGTCCAGTCTGTTCTGTTGTGAGCTGTGGGACTGGATCTTCTGTGCATGTATTTAGATGCTTTAAGTGCATATACACAATGCTGTAAAGATATTTACTCCTATGCTTTGTTAACTGTCTTAGGCTAAGCAATGCATAAGCTTTATTACTGGCTGCTGTCAGAAGAATAATGATTAAAAGCAAAGATCAATTAAAACTCccacagcattaaaaatgaatgattgattaattattCTATATTATTTATAGACTTTCCCCTTTATAGTAGGCTACAATAAATGCAGTTTAGTGCTCATCTATATggtaatttaatgtttaatgttcaaTGTTGGTGGATGTGTTATACAGCATAGTGTTGttggtgtctctgtgtgtgagctgctcTTTGTGTTCTCTCTCCCAGAGAGGATGTTACCCTGGAAGTTGAGAAGAAacccagagaaagagaggaagacaacaAGGGGAAGTGACACAAAGCAAAGAACAAGACGGAGAAGGATGGAACCGGTGGTCGTGAAACCAAGTAACAAGGATAAAGATGTAACATCAGTCCCCTCACAgattttgttgttcttgtttttgttggttgATAAATGTCAGTTAGCTGTAGTAGGAGTGTGTGGATACCTAAATAGTAGCCAGCATTTAGAGGCCAAAGACTTGCATAGAACCACACGCATAAATGTACGAATATAAACATCTTTTCACCTCACTTCAGAGCACAAGCAGGGGGAGATAGGAAATCACTGTTCAGCTCATAAAAAACACTGTGCTTTGGATTACAGTGATGAGCTCATCTATTATTTTGaacgtttttttctttctgtgaaatGTATCAGATTGTGTTTTTGACGTCTTGTCTGATAACCCAAATTACAATAAAATCAttgtaaaaacagaattattgTGCTGtgggtttgctgtgttttcattaactGACACGTTGTACTGAGAGGGCAGCTTTTAGTGGGATGTCAGTGTCAAAGCTGTTCTGGAGGGACTGAGTGACGGACATGCTTTCAAAAGCAGGAACAAAGTTAAGAGAGAGGGGAGACGATGGTGATGGTGTGTATGGGTGAAGCATATACAATCCACCTTCTTATCTTAACAAACAGGATGGTCAGTTAAAAACAGCAATAGCTGATAATGCCTGTGTGACAGTAACTGTGCTACCTGTTGAAAACTCCCACCCTCAACACTGTGAATGAGAATgatgaatgacagcagagagtTTGGCAacatgcagtggtggaagaagaacaACAATCACTTGTTCTGTCATGATAGATGCAGAAAAAAGAATTATTCAAGATATATCATATCAAAATTACTTAATTCTTAAAATGTTATCTATATTATTTTAGGATGTATTGATCATATGTTTTATGCATTTATCTAATTATTAATTTCCTTGACTGCCATCATAATAAAACAGGTAGGATTAAATTTGGCTCAGACATCATAAATTATTCGAATTTATTGGAGCTAcaggactttttaaaaaatgaggaaGATTATTTCCAAAAGGGGGCAGTAATTCAACTTTAAAAAACTCGAAACGTCAAAGAAGAAGACGGGACGACGCTCGACGACTCCGACGTCATCACGCTCAACGTGTAGCACTGAAGCAACATGGCTCTGAATGGAGGTTTGTGAACTTATGAGCTAATAAGCAAGCTAACTTGACATTTCTCCAATTAACCTGTACGGGTGATGAAGAACTAGTATGGCGCACGCGTAGTTATTTTTTCTAGTGTGTGATCTTATTTTTACTTAGATTTACCGTCACCAACGTATAGATAACCGCTAACTGACGTGAGCACGGTTGATCTGCTAGCTAGCTTATCATTTTCCTAGCAGAGCACTGCGGCAATGccaaacatgtttaaaatggcCTCAGCGTTCGCCAAAgttttgtgcatattttataATAAGTGCAAAACTCTTTAAAAGTTGAACAAATAAATTAGCAAAGTCAGCTGATAACACACACGTTACGGCACTGCTCGGGACTGTGTATAGACAGTATCACAGCAATAGTACTGAATTCGGTGAGGCTAATAGTGCAGTACGGTGTATGTGTGGGTACAATATTGTAGAATTAAATCAGCATTTCTTTGTGACTCACCTCAGATGACGAGGACTTCGAGTGGGAGCCTCCAACGGAGGCAGAGATGAAGGTGATCCAGGCTCGCAGGGAGCGACAAGACAAAATCAGCAAGCTGATGGGAAACTACCTGCTCAAAGGATACAAGATGCTGGGAGagtgctgtgatgtgtgtggggTGGGTGAAGTGCATGTTcgtgttgtgtttgtgatggTGGTAAAACCTTAAGTGATGGTGAAAAGGTGGAGTGTTGAAATACgtatgttctgtgttttcagacaaTTCTTCTCcaggacaaacagcagaaaaactaCTGTGTCTCATGTCAGGAGCTGGACTCTGATGTTGACAAGGACAATCCTGGtacacacaactcacacaccTGTATTTGATGCTCATGGGAAATAAATACACCAGCTGTCTCATCTATCATTGTTATTCTTGCCATAATCTGTGGGTAAATTTATTATTCTCCTCACCTCTTAGCTCTGAATGCTCAGGCTGCGTTGTCCCAAGTAAGAGAGAGGCAGCTTGCAGCCCAGTCCCCTGCACCATCCCAGGCCCCTGAACTCAACGGAGGCCCCAGCAGCAGCCAAGCAAGTGTGTCAGTTCCCAGACCGGAGCACTGTGAGGGGGCTGCCGCGGGAGGGAGAGCTGCCCTGCCTCCACCTGCTGTCCCTTCTCCGTCAACTCCTGCCGCCACCACAGCCCTAGCCCCTCCTCGCCCCCCAGTTAGTTCACAGAGCGCTGCCCTCCAAACTGTGTTGCAAGAAGCTGAGGAAGCTGTTCTAACCAAACTTCGCTGGGCCACTACCCAGCTACAGAGTTCGGCCTCCCTGGAGGCGAGcatccagctctgcagcctcaTCACCAGCTGTGCCAGTTCACTGCGCAGCCTCAAGGAGCTCAGCCAGTAACCAGCACGGAAAAAAGGCTGAAACCATGGATTAACGCTGTTTCTATTCGATTGTCCTGGCATACTGACTCTGGTTCGCTGCTTTGCAGTATCTCTCTTTGACTGAATCCTTGCTGAATTCAAAATTGGTCAGGAACTGCACTTGAAATAAGggtaaaatgtcaaaagttgCTCTTCAGTTAGCATACCTATATGGCTGGCCGGAATATCATGTTAAATGGTTTCATAGTATGTTTAAgtacaaatgtttgaaaattaGACTGTTTTTGTATGAGTGGTGGAAGTAAGAAAAAATTGATGAAAATGCATGTGAGTTTAAAAGTAGAGGAGTAAAAtggatgtgaaatgaaaacaatttgatTCACATTTTAGGCAGAAGTAACAAGAGTGGTTATTTCTGATACTGCTGTAAATGTCAGGTGGTTATGAATGATGAGTGGTGGACAGCAGACAGTAAC
Above is a genomic segment from Chelmon rostratus isolate fCheRos1 chromosome 14, fCheRos1.pri, whole genome shotgun sequence containing:
- the arr3a gene encoding arrestin 3a, retinal (X-arrestin), giving the protein MAKVFKKTSGNGGLTLYLGKRDYVDHVSEVEKVDGVVKLDPTDFGDRKVFVQLACAFRYGSDDLDVMGLCFRKDIWIQHVQIYPESHKPALSAMHDTLLKKAGDNAHAFTFEIPNNLPCSVSLQPGPDDKGKACGVDFEVKTYLAKEKCSPDEKIEKKDTARLIIRKIQYAPSQVGAGPKADLCKSFMMSDKPVHLEASMDKDLYFHGEAIPIKIKINNESNKTVKKLKITVDQTTDIVLYSADKYTKTVLNQEFGETVEASGIFEKTLSITPLLAENKEKRGLALDGRLKDEDTNLASTTMLRPGIEKDVLGILVSYKIKINLMVAGGGLLGGLTASDVTVELPLMLMHPKPEE
- the znrd2 gene encoding protein ZNRD2, with amino-acid sequence MALNGDDEDFEWEPPTEAEMKVIQARRERQDKISKLMGNYLLKGYKMLGECCDVCGTILLQDKQQKNYCVSCQELDSDVDKDNPALNAQAALSQVRERQLAAQSPAPSQAPELNGGPSSSQASVSVPRPEHCEGAAAGGRAALPPPAVPSPSTPAATTALAPPRPPVSSQSAALQTVLQEAEEAVLTKLRWATTQLQSSASLEASIQLCSLITSCASSLRSLKELSQ